A genomic segment from Myxococcota bacterium encodes:
- a CDS encoding YdbH domain-containing protein, whose product MLVDVRVDASLDALCDAAVPVGGDVRARVALPLAWLGAGDGRAEVELAGAIDGAARIALRECARVRSLAAREAPALTVGAWRVDAPRELCIVGGDGAPLALDVAALASAFGSASEGANDGSGGANAWPGLRADLEALALRGPDGARVRADGVRVELVADARGGAPALRASGRALAGDGWPVGLEGLSLEAPLRALSRLLTATSAHDAHDAGGDGAAPPARDGGVRVAAARVASTARPPAFAPLRVDVELAPDGAGLRARGTAVDASGAARIAFEARHDARARSGALDARLADIDFSAPGAPSIAALVPPLAGWVDGLGGRLGATASLAWSADAIGEPALSLRFDDVDLETAGEAVRGLAGDVELVGLAPPRTRASQTLRFRRVDALAPLADGDVRFAIERGGRVRLERATGRFAGGWLRAVAEPADASGDDRIVLRVARLDARRLAALAGDAVDLEATGTLWGKVPLVVRDGGVAIDGAVLAASQGGVLRYRARDGAGAAADATDSWALLRRALADFRYERLEISADGPLDGEMSAHVELRGSSPAVEDGRPIELRVRLSGGVAQVFRSALFGNAVVERLRERLVEAAARGAARRVRDDGARR is encoded by the coding sequence GTGCTCGTCGACGTCCGGGTCGACGCGTCGCTCGACGCGCTCTGCGACGCCGCGGTGCCGGTCGGCGGCGACGTGCGCGCGCGCGTCGCGCTCCCGCTCGCGTGGCTCGGCGCCGGCGACGGGCGCGCCGAGGTCGAGCTCGCGGGCGCGATCGACGGCGCGGCGCGGATCGCGCTTCGCGAGTGCGCGCGCGTGCGATCGCTCGCCGCGCGCGAAGCGCCGGCGCTGACCGTCGGCGCGTGGAGGGTCGACGCGCCGCGCGAGCTCTGCATCGTCGGCGGCGACGGCGCGCCGCTCGCGCTCGACGTCGCGGCGCTCGCGAGCGCTTTCGGGAGTGCGAGCGAAGGCGCGAACGACGGGAGCGGAGGCGCGAACGCGTGGCCGGGGCTTCGCGCCGACCTCGAGGCCCTCGCGCTGCGCGGGCCGGACGGCGCGCGCGTGCGGGCCGACGGCGTGCGCGTCGAGCTCGTCGCCGACGCGCGCGGCGGCGCGCCCGCGCTGCGAGCGAGCGGCCGCGCGCTCGCGGGCGACGGCTGGCCCGTCGGTCTCGAGGGCCTGTCGCTCGAAGCGCCGCTGCGCGCGCTCTCCCGGCTCCTGACCGCGACGAGCGCGCACGACGCGCACGACGCGGGCGGCGACGGCGCCGCGCCGCCGGCGCGGGACGGCGGCGTGCGCGTCGCGGCGGCGCGCGTCGCGAGCACGGCGCGGCCGCCCGCGTTCGCGCCGCTGCGCGTCGACGTCGAGCTCGCGCCCGACGGCGCGGGCCTGCGCGCGCGCGGCACGGCCGTCGACGCGAGCGGCGCGGCGCGGATCGCGTTCGAGGCGCGCCACGACGCGCGCGCGCGAAGCGGTGCGCTCGATGCGCGGCTCGCCGACATCGACTTCTCCGCGCCCGGCGCGCCCTCGATCGCGGCGCTCGTGCCGCCGCTCGCGGGCTGGGTCGACGGCCTCGGTGGCCGGCTCGGCGCAACCGCGTCGCTCGCGTGGAGTGCCGACGCGATCGGCGAGCCCGCGCTGTCGCTGCGCTTCGACGACGTCGATCTCGAGACGGCGGGAGAGGCCGTGCGCGGGCTCGCCGGCGACGTCGAGCTCGTCGGCCTCGCGCCGCCGCGGACGCGCGCGTCGCAGACGCTGCGCTTCCGCCGCGTCGACGCGCTCGCGCCGCTCGCGGACGGCGACGTGCGCTTCGCGATCGAGCGCGGCGGACGCGTGCGCCTCGAGCGCGCGACGGGGCGCTTCGCGGGCGGCTGGCTGCGCGCCGTCGCCGAGCCCGCCGACGCGAGCGGCGACGACCGCATCGTGCTGCGCGTCGCCCGCCTCGACGCGCGTCGGCTCGCCGCGCTCGCCGGCGACGCCGTCGATCTCGAGGCGACCGGGACGCTGTGGGGCAAGGTTCCGCTCGTCGTCCGCGACGGCGGCGTGGCGATCGACGGCGCCGTGCTCGCGGCGTCGCAGGGGGGCGTGCTGCGCTATCGCGCGCGCGACGGCGCCGGCGCCGCCGCGGACGCCACCGACTCGTGGGCGCTGCTGCGACGCGCGCTCGCGGACTTCCGCTACGAGCGCCTCGAGATCTCCGCGGACGGGCCGCTCGACGGCGAGATGAGCGCGCACGTCGAGCTGCGCGGGAGCAGCCCCGCCGTCGAGGACGGCCGGCCGATCGAGCTGCGCGTGCGGCTGTCGGGCGGCGTCGCGCAGGTGTTCCGGTCGGCGCTCTTCGGGAACGCGGTGGTCGAGCGGCTGCGCGAGCGGCTCGTCGAAGCGGCCGCGCGCGGGGCCGCGCGGCGCGTGCGCGACGACGGCGCGCGACGATAG